In a single window of the Streptococcus ilei genome:
- the rnhC gene encoding ribonuclease HIII has product METITLSPQNEDIQAFVGQYQDHLAPSKNPYIRYFFKAPGATISIYTSGKVVLQGSQATRYAEFFGYQQDPIDQAQAGQDFPLIGTDEVGNGSYFGGLAVVASLVSPDQHARLKSLGVGDSKTLDDRKIRALAPILKKEIPHQALLLTPKKYNQVIASGYNAVSVKVALHNQAIFLLLQQGAKAQKIVVDAFTTKKNYDRYVQAEANQVPQVVTLEEKAEGKYLAVAVSSIIARDLFLQNLEDLGQELGYTLPSGAGTPSDKVAAQLLQAYGIQALDYSAKLHFKNTEKAKKLIER; this is encoded by the coding sequence ATGGAAACAATTACATTGTCCCCTCAAAATGAGGATATCCAAGCATTTGTTGGTCAGTACCAAGACCATCTGGCACCTTCAAAAAATCCATATATCCGTTATTTTTTTAAGGCACCTGGTGCAACAATTTCGATTTACACATCAGGAAAAGTTGTCCTACAAGGTAGTCAGGCGACGCGCTATGCAGAGTTCTTCGGTTACCAACAAGATCCGATAGACCAAGCACAGGCAGGACAAGACTTCCCCTTAATCGGAACAGATGAAGTCGGAAACGGCTCTTACTTTGGAGGGCTTGCTGTAGTGGCTTCACTGGTCAGCCCGGACCAACATGCCCGCTTAAAAAGTCTAGGAGTTGGGGATTCTAAGACCCTGGATGATCGAAAAATTCGAGCTCTCGCACCGATTCTCAAAAAAGAAATCCCACATCAGGCCTTACTGCTGACACCTAAAAAATACAATCAGGTCATCGCCTCTGGCTACAATGCGGTTTCTGTCAAGGTCGCCCTCCACAATCAGGCTATTTTTTTGCTCTTGCAACAAGGGGCAAAAGCTCAAAAAATTGTGGTCGATGCCTTTACGACCAAGAAAAACTATGATCGCTATGTTCAGGCAGAAGCGAATCAGGTCCCACAAGTCGTCACCCTAGAAGAGAAGGCCGAAGGAAAATACCTGGCGGTCGCTGTGAGTTCCATTATTGCTCGTGACCTCTTCCTCCAAAATCTGGAAGACTTGGGTCAAGAACTAGGCTATACCCTTCCTAGTGGGGCTGGTACTCCCTCAGATAAGGTTGCTGCTCAACTATTACAGGCCTATGGCATTCAAGCCCTTGACTACAGTGCCAAACTTCACTTTAAAAATACAGAAAAAGCAAAAAAATTGATAGAAAGATAA
- the sstT gene encoding serine/threonine transporter SstT, translating into MVKRLIQTWNKTNLMKRIAIGIFVGALLALLLPQASAIGLLGEIFVGGLRAIAPLLVFALVANALSQHQRGTQTNMMSVIVLYLLGTFAAALVAVLVNYVFPITISLTGTSADGTSPDGLGEVISNLLLKIVDNPLNALIQANYIGILSWAVVFGVAMREASEHSKDLLQTLADITSKIVEWIINLAPFGILGLVYTTIAGQGFDGLKSYGLLLLLLVGTMSFVALVINPIFVYIMIRKNPYPLVFKCLRVSGLTAFFTRSSAANIPVNMKLCKELGLNPDTYSVSIPLGSTINMAGAAVTINTLTLAAVNTLGIQVDFGTALVLSIVAAVSACGASGVAGGSLLLIPVACSLFGIDNDIAMQVVSVGFIIGVIQDSCETALNSSTDVLFTAISEMKDWPKEKRY; encoded by the coding sequence ATGGTTAAACGGCTCATTCAAACTTGGAACAAAACCAACCTTATGAAGCGGATTGCAATTGGAATCTTCGTTGGGGCTCTCTTAGCTCTGCTTCTTCCTCAAGCATCTGCAATTGGTCTATTAGGGGAAATCTTTGTAGGAGGCTTGCGGGCAATTGCTCCTCTTTTAGTCTTTGCCCTTGTCGCTAACGCCCTCTCCCAACACCAAAGGGGAACCCAAACCAATATGATGTCAGTCATTGTCCTCTACCTCCTGGGAACTTTTGCGGCAGCCCTGGTAGCGGTCCTGGTTAACTACGTCTTTCCTATTACCATTTCTTTAACGGGAACTAGTGCTGATGGAACTTCTCCCGATGGACTAGGGGAAGTCATCAGCAACCTTCTCTTAAAAATTGTGGACAATCCCCTCAATGCCCTTATCCAGGCTAATTATATCGGGATTTTATCCTGGGCCGTAGTCTTTGGTGTTGCTATGAGAGAAGCTAGCGAGCACAGCAAGGATCTCCTGCAAACCCTAGCAGATATTACTTCCAAGATCGTCGAATGGATTATTAACCTAGCTCCATTTGGAATTCTAGGCTTGGTCTATACAACGATTGCTGGACAAGGCTTTGATGGACTCAAGAGCTATGGGCTCCTCTTACTTCTCTTAGTTGGCACCATGTCCTTCGTTGCTCTCGTCATCAACCCGATTTTTGTCTACATCATGATTCGCAAAAATCCTTATCCACTAGTCTTTAAATGTCTACGAGTGAGTGGATTGACTGCCTTCTTTACTAGAAGTTCCGCTGCTAACATCCCTGTCAACATGAAACTTTGTAAGGAACTAGGTCTCAATCCCGATACTTACTCAGTTTCTATCCCTCTGGGATCTACTATTAATATGGCCGGAGCTGCCGTCACTATTAACACCTTGACCCTAGCTGCTGTCAATACCTTAGGCATTCAGGTCGACTTTGGGACTGCCCTGGTCCTCAGTATCGTTGCAGCCGTCTCAGCCTGTGGGGCTTCTGGAGTAGCTGGTGGTTCCCTCCTCTTGATTCCTGTCGCCTGCAGCCTCTTTGGTATCGACAATGATATTGCTATGCAAGTAGTCAGCGTGGGCTTCATTATTGGTGTCATCCAAGATTCTTGTGAAACAGCCCTCAACTCATCAACAGACGTCCTCTTTACAGCTATTTCTGAAATGAAAGATTGGCCCAAAGAAAAACGCTATTAA
- a CDS encoding pseudouridine synthase, with amino-acid sequence MRLDKYLVDCGVGSRTEVKQVLKQKKIQVNGKVETSAKVHIDPDKDQVSYLGESLFHEEFVYYLLNKPKGVISATEDDHHQTVLDLLDDTARRKEVFPVGRLDIDTHGLLLLTNNGKLAHAMLSPKKHVDKVYRAQVAGIMTQEDVVRFKEGIELKDFTTLPADLEILEVDREADSCLVQIRIAEGKFHQVKRMVTACGKEVTDLERISMGPLSLDPALNLGQWRRLQLSELASLEVFGIPL; translated from the coding sequence ATGCGTCTAGATAAATATTTAGTGGACTGTGGAGTGGGAAGCCGAACAGAAGTCAAGCAAGTCCTCAAGCAAAAAAAGATTCAGGTCAATGGAAAGGTGGAGACATCTGCCAAGGTTCACATTGATCCAGATAAAGACCAAGTGAGCTATCTGGGAGAAAGTTTATTCCATGAAGAGTTTGTTTACTATCTGCTCAATAAACCCAAGGGGGTCATTTCAGCAACGGAAGACGACCACCATCAAACAGTCTTAGATTTGCTAGATGATACAGCCAGACGCAAGGAAGTCTTTCCTGTCGGACGGCTGGATATTGATACCCATGGCTTACTCCTCTTGACCAATAATGGTAAGCTGGCTCATGCCATGCTATCGCCTAAGAAGCATGTGGACAAGGTCTACCGTGCTCAAGTGGCTGGAATCATGACCCAGGAAGATGTTGTCCGCTTCAAAGAAGGAATAGAATTGAAGGATTTCACTACCCTGCCAGCTGATTTGGAAATTCTGGAAGTTGATCGAGAAGCCGATAGTTGCTTGGTTCAGATTCGCATCGCTGAAGGAAAATTCCACCAGGTCAAGCGCATGGTCACAGCTTGTGGCAAGGAAGTCACCGATCTCGAGCGGATTTCCATGGGGCCATTGAGTCTAGATCCCGCTCTCAATTTGGGGCAGTGGCGTAGGCTCCAACTCTCTGAATTGGCTTCTTTAGAGGTCTTTGGAATCCCATTATAA
- a CDS encoding mechanosensitive ion channel family protein, translating to MKNIFSRYVSQFDWTKIMDELVSKLISLAILFILFLLAKKLLRSLVKRILKPSLNYVGQDEARKNTILRLVESLLNYCLYFILIYWILSILGLPVSSLLAGAGIAGVAIGMGAQGFLSDLVNGFFILLERQLDVGDTVRVTNGPITIAGTVSSVGIRTTQVRDADGTLHFIPNRNIMVVSNLSRGNQRVLIDMPISAQTDLDQIYQIFQQVNDEQAQKHPEILDGPTILGPQIEKGTGRYSFRVAMMVQSGSQVAIYHLYYKLYHDALLQNGIEIPTTFSVTP from the coding sequence ATGAAGAATATTTTTTCTCGCTATGTCAGTCAGTTTGATTGGACCAAAATCATGGATGAATTGGTTTCGAAATTGATTTCCTTAGCTATTTTATTTATCTTATTTTTACTTGCAAAAAAACTACTTCGTAGCTTGGTGAAACGGATTTTAAAACCGTCATTGAATTATGTGGGCCAAGATGAAGCGCGTAAGAATACTATCTTGCGCTTGGTAGAGAGTCTGTTGAATTACTGCCTCTATTTTATTCTGATCTACTGGATTCTTTCCATCCTCGGCTTACCTGTTTCTAGTCTCTTAGCTGGAGCGGGAATTGCAGGAGTTGCCATTGGGATGGGAGCTCAAGGCTTCTTATCGGATTTGGTCAATGGTTTCTTTATTCTCCTTGAGCGCCAATTGGATGTTGGAGATACTGTTCGAGTGACGAATGGTCCGATTACCATCGCTGGGACAGTGTCGAGTGTCGGCATTCGGACAACCCAGGTGAGAGATGCAGATGGGACCTTGCATTTTATCCCCAATCGCAATATTATGGTTGTCAGCAATCTCTCTCGGGGCAACCAGCGCGTCTTAATTGATATGCCGATTTCTGCTCAAACTGATCTCGATCAGATTTATCAAATCTTCCAGCAAGTCAACGATGAACAGGCACAGAAACATCCAGAAATCTTAGATGGTCCAACGATTTTAGGACCTCAAATCGAAAAGGGAACGGGTCGCTATTCCTTCCGCGTCGCTATGATGGTCCAGTCGGGGAGCCAAGTGGCCATTTACCATCTTTATTATAAACTCTATCATGATGCCCTCTTACAAAATGGGATTGAGATTCCAACAACTTTTTCTGTCACACCCTAA
- a CDS encoding glutathione peroxidase, with the protein MTIYDFTVIAQDGSPFSLEAYRGQVLLIVNTATGCGLTPQYQGLQELYERYHDQGFEILDFPCNQFMGQAPGSAEEINQFCSLHYQTSFPRFAKIKVNGKEANPLYQWLKEQASGPLGSRIEWNFAKFLINRQGQVVHRFSSKTYPQAIEASLKEVLSD; encoded by the coding sequence ATGACTATCTATGATTTCACTGTAATCGCCCAAGATGGGAGCCCCTTCTCCCTAGAAGCTTATCGAGGCCAAGTACTCCTCATCGTCAATACAGCAACAGGTTGTGGCCTGACCCCTCAATACCAGGGATTGCAAGAGCTCTATGAGCGCTACCATGACCAAGGATTTGAAATCCTGGACTTTCCATGCAATCAGTTTATGGGCCAAGCGCCGGGAAGCGCAGAAGAAATTAATCAATTTTGTAGCCTCCATTATCAAACCAGCTTCCCTCGCTTCGCCAAAATAAAAGTCAATGGGAAAGAAGCCAACCCCCTCTACCAATGGTTAAAAGAACAGGCTAGCGGTCCTTTGGGCTCCCGCATTGAATGGAATTTCGCCAAATTCTTGATTAATCGCCAAGGCCAGGTCGTCCACCGCTTCTCTTCAAAAACCTATCCTCAAGCAATTGAAGCAAGCCTAAAAGAAGTTCTTTCAGACTAA
- a CDS encoding C69 family dipeptidase: MTPNRSSDSCTTILVGKDASYDGSTIVARTEDSQNGVFTPKKFIVVQPEDQPRHYRSVLSRFEIDLPDNPVRYTAVPDAIPKDGIWGEAGINRYNVAMSETETITTNSRVLGADPLVESGIGEEDMLTLVLPYVQTAREGVLRLGKLLEEYGTYESNGVAISDVNEIWWLETIGGHHWMARRVPDDAYVTNPNQLGSDRFEFDRPEEFLCDPDLKDLVERYHLALDFDGSSFNPRYAFGSQRDKDRNYNTPRAWDIQRFLNPEVEQDPRSFFLPWCQKPYRKITIEDVKYVLSSHYQDSAYDPYGSEGDAHSRRTFRTIGINRTSQTAILQLRPNRPQETTGIQWLCYGSMPFNTAVPFFTQVDTTPDYFANTTEKVTTDSFYWTNRIIAGLADAHYSHHVGDLEDYQESTMALGHARIGRVDQALAAGDIVDFEKENQAMSDQIQEATDRLLDKVLLDASNLMTNRFSLSD; encoded by the coding sequence ATGACCCCTAATCGTTCGTCAGATTCTTGCACCACCATTCTAGTCGGAAAAGATGCCAGTTATGATGGTTCAACAATTGTAGCTCGCACGGAAGACTCTCAAAATGGAGTGTTTACTCCTAAGAAATTTATCGTCGTTCAACCAGAGGATCAACCCCGTCATTATCGGTCAGTCTTATCTCGTTTTGAGATAGACCTGCCCGACAATCCTGTTCGTTACACAGCAGTTCCGGATGCCATTCCAAAAGATGGTATCTGGGGAGAAGCAGGGATCAATCGTTACAATGTAGCCATGAGTGAGACAGAGACCATTACGACCAATAGCCGAGTCTTGGGGGCGGATCCTCTGGTAGAAAGTGGAATTGGAGAGGAAGACATGTTGACCTTGGTTCTTCCTTATGTCCAGACTGCTCGTGAGGGCGTACTACGCTTGGGAAAACTCCTAGAGGAATACGGGACTTATGAGTCTAATGGAGTGGCTATCAGCGATGTCAATGAAATCTGGTGGTTGGAAACTATCGGAGGTCATCACTGGATGGCCCGCCGTGTACCTGACGATGCCTATGTGACCAATCCCAATCAATTGGGAAGTGATCGCTTTGAGTTTGATCGCCCGGAAGAGTTTTTATGTGATCCAGACTTGAAAGATTTAGTGGAACGGTACCACTTGGCCTTGGATTTCGATGGTTCGTCCTTTAACCCTCGTTATGCTTTTGGTAGCCAACGAGACAAGGACCGTAATTACAACACACCACGTGCTTGGGATATTCAACGTTTCCTCAACCCAGAAGTGGAGCAAGATCCTCGTTCCTTCTTCCTTCCTTGGTGTCAAAAACCTTATCGCAAGATTACGATTGAAGATGTCAAGTATGTCCTTAGCAGTCACTATCAGGATTCAGCTTATGATCCCTATGGTTCAGAAGGGGATGCTCATAGTCGTCGGACCTTCCGTACCATTGGCATCAACCGGACTAGTCAGACGGCTATTCTCCAATTGCGACCAAATCGTCCTCAAGAAACAACAGGAATTCAATGGCTTTGCTATGGGTCTATGCCTTTCAATACGGCCGTTCCTTTCTTTACGCAGGTAGATACGACACCGGATTATTTTGCCAACACAACAGAAAAAGTGACGACGGATTCCTTCTATTGGACCAATCGAATTATTGCTGGTCTGGCAGATGCCCACTATAGTCATCATGTTGGAGATTTAGAAGATTACCAAGAAAGCACTATGGCCCTTGGACATGCCCGGATTGGACGAGTGGATCAAGCCTTGGCAGCAGGGGATATCGTTGACTTTGAAAAAGAAAATCAAGCCATGAGTGATCAGATTCAAGAAGCGACGGATCGCTTGTTGGATAAGGTCTTATTAGATGCAAGCAACTTGATGACCAACCGTTTCTCTTTGAGTGACTAG
- the lepB gene encoding signal peptidase I, which produces MKRSKKSNNPVRSFLKEWALFGLIIGGIILSRIYLWTPVRVDGHSMDPTLADSEYLLVINKLPIDRFDIVVASETENGKTKEIVKRVIGLPGDTIEYKNDVLYINGKETDEPYLKEYIQKFKEDKLQSTYSGKGFEENGELFRQMAQIAEAFTVDKDGSATFTKKLLDDEYLLLGDDRIVSKDSRQVGAFKKDQIKGEAVLRLWPLLPFQTY; this is translated from the coding sequence ATGAAACGTTCAAAAAAATCAAATAATCCAGTCCGTTCTTTCCTGAAAGAATGGGCGCTCTTTGGCCTCATTATTGGAGGCATTATTCTCTCGCGTATTTATCTGTGGACTCCCGTCCGTGTCGATGGCCATTCTATGGATCCAACCTTGGCAGACAGTGAATACCTTCTTGTTATCAATAAACTACCTATCGACCGTTTTGATATCGTAGTCGCTAGTGAAACAGAAAATGGAAAAACCAAAGAAATTGTTAAACGGGTCATTGGACTCCCTGGCGATACAATTGAGTACAAAAACGATGTCCTCTATATCAACGGCAAAGAAACTGACGAGCCCTACTTGAAAGAATACATTCAAAAATTCAAAGAGGATAAATTACAGTCAACCTATTCTGGAAAAGGGTTCGAAGAAAATGGAGAACTCTTCCGCCAAATGGCACAGATAGCCGAAGCTTTCACCGTTGATAAAGACGGAAGTGCGACCTTCACGAAAAAGCTCTTGGATGATGAGTATCTACTCCTTGGTGATGATCGCATCGTTTCAAAAGACAGTCGCCAGGTTGGGGCTTTCAAGAAGGATCAAATCAAAGGAGAAGCCGTTCTTCGCCTCTGGCCACTCCTTCCATTCCAGACTTATTAA
- the zapA gene encoding cell division protein ZapA: MSSLNRYKFTFGNKSLTLTTNHDNLFMEEVERVAKEKYEAIKEQMPAADDETLAILLAINSLSTQLSREIEFDDKEKELEDFRRKALDGLVGRSSN; the protein is encoded by the coding sequence ATGTCCAGCTTAAATAGATACAAATTTACTTTCGGTAATAAATCGCTGACTCTCACAACCAATCATGATAATCTCTTCATGGAAGAAGTTGAACGGGTCGCGAAGGAAAAATATGAAGCGATTAAAGAACAAATGCCAGCTGCTGATGATGAGACTCTGGCCATTTTACTAGCAATCAATAGTTTATCAACACAATTAAGTCGTGAGATTGAGTTTGACGATAAGGAAAAAGAATTGGAAGATTTTCGTCGCAAGGCCCTAGATGGCCTGGTCGGTAGATCATCTAATTAA
- a CDS encoding endonuclease MutS2, with translation MNQKILETLEFQKVKNLVEPYLQTEQGEVELQELAPLTKKEAIETAFLEMADMAQIFVEHPHFSVPTIQEIRPVTKRLELETSLNIDELLAVKKVLRVTHELRNFYDELENVRLEKLDRIFENLVDLPQLQGSLHAINEAGFIENFASETLAKIRRRIQENEHQVRDILQELLKTKSEMLADQIIASRNGRNVLPVKNTYRNRIAGVVHDISASGNTVYIEPRAVVNLNEEIANHRADERFEMLRILEEISNLLRPHAGEIRNNAWLIGHIDLVRAKHRFLQDRKGTIPALSDQGEIQLLQVRHPLIEKAVPNDVHFGKDLTEIVITGPNTGGKTIMLKTLGLAQLMAQSGLPILAESGSKVAVFTEIFSDIGDEQSIEQSLSTFSSHMTNIVSILEQVDEESLVLLDELGAGTDPQEGASLAIAILEDLRLRGIKTMATTHYPELKAYGIETLGVQNASMEFDTDTLRPTYRFMQGVPGRSNAFEIARRLGLAEVIVSQAQGMTNQDRDVNRIIEKLEAQTLESRKRLESIRDVEQENLKFNRVLKKLYNELTRERETELNKARKEAQEIVDLALAESDQILQGLHAKSQLKPHEIIEAKSQLKKLAPETVDLSKNKVLKQAKKARAPKVGDEILVISYGQRGSLTKQLKDGRWEAQVGLIKMILEEKEFNLLKAEKDVSQPKKRQVHVVKRSNTNGPRARLDLRGKRYEEAMEELDSFIDQALLNNMAQVDIIHGIGTGVIREGVTKYLRRNKHVKSFEYAPQNAGGSGATIVTFK, from the coding sequence ATGAATCAAAAAATTCTCGAAACCTTAGAGTTTCAAAAAGTCAAAAACTTAGTAGAGCCCTATTTGCAAACGGAGCAGGGTGAAGTAGAGTTGCAGGAATTAGCCCCGCTTACAAAAAAAGAAGCAATTGAAACCGCCTTTCTTGAGATGGCGGATATGGCTCAGATATTTGTGGAGCATCCGCACTTTAGTGTGCCCACCATCCAAGAAATTCGTCCAGTGACCAAACGTTTAGAACTAGAAACATCGCTCAATATTGATGAATTATTAGCGGTGAAGAAAGTCTTGCGTGTGACCCATGAATTGCGAAATTTTTATGATGAATTAGAAAATGTCCGTTTGGAAAAACTGGATCGAATTTTTGAAAATCTAGTCGATCTTCCACAGTTGCAGGGAAGTCTCCATGCTATTAATGAGGCTGGATTTATTGAAAACTTTGCCAGTGAAACCTTGGCCAAAATTCGCCGACGGATTCAAGAGAATGAACACCAAGTAAGAGACATTCTCCAAGAATTGCTGAAGACCAAGTCAGAAATGCTGGCTGATCAGATCATTGCTAGCAGAAATGGGCGAAATGTCTTGCCGGTTAAAAACACTTACCGTAATCGGATTGCCGGTGTGGTGCATGATATTTCAGCTAGTGGAAATACCGTCTATATCGAACCTCGAGCGGTCGTCAATCTCAATGAAGAGATTGCTAACCATCGTGCGGATGAACGCTTCGAGATGCTTCGGATATTGGAAGAAATTTCAAACCTTCTTCGTCCTCATGCGGGGGAAATCCGGAACAATGCTTGGCTAATTGGTCATATTGACCTCGTTCGTGCCAAACATCGCTTTTTACAGGATCGAAAAGGGACCATTCCAGCCTTGTCAGATCAAGGTGAAATTCAGCTCTTGCAGGTTCGCCATCCCTTGATCGAGAAGGCTGTACCCAATGATGTCCACTTTGGCAAAGACCTTACAGAGATTGTGATTACGGGACCTAATACGGGTGGGAAGACCATCATGCTGAAAACCTTGGGACTAGCCCAATTAATGGCCCAGTCAGGGCTGCCTATCCTAGCGGAGTCTGGGAGCAAGGTGGCTGTCTTTACAGAAATCTTCTCAGATATTGGGGATGAGCAGTCGATTGAGCAAAGTCTTTCCACCTTCTCCAGTCACATGACCAATATTGTTTCTATTTTAGAGCAGGTCGATGAGGAATCCTTGGTCTTGCTAGATGAGTTGGGGGCCGGAACGGATCCTCAGGAAGGGGCCTCGCTAGCTATCGCTATTCTAGAAGATCTCCGTTTGCGGGGGATCAAGACCATGGCGACCACCCACTATCCAGAACTTAAGGCCTATGGGATTGAGACCCTTGGTGTCCAGAATGCCAGCATGGAATTTGATACCGATACCTTACGACCAACTTATCGCTTTATGCAGGGGGTTCCGGGGCGATCCAATGCCTTTGAAATCGCGCGTCGCTTAGGCTTAGCTGAAGTAATCGTGAGTCAAGCGCAAGGAATGACCAATCAGGATCGGGATGTCAACCGCATCATTGAAAAGTTGGAAGCTCAGACCCTGGAAAGTCGCAAACGCCTCGAGTCCATTCGAGATGTCGAACAGGAAAATCTGAAATTCAACCGCGTCCTCAAGAAATTGTACAATGAATTGACCCGAGAGCGGGAGACAGAGCTCAACAAGGCGCGCAAAGAGGCGCAAGAAATTGTAGATTTGGCTCTAGCAGAAAGCGACCAGATCTTACAAGGTCTCCATGCCAAATCGCAACTGAAGCCCCATGAAATTATTGAAGCCAAGTCTCAGTTGAAGAAATTGGCTCCAGAAACGGTCGACCTATCGAAAAACAAGGTCTTGAAACAGGCTAAAAAAGCTCGTGCTCCAAAAGTAGGAGATGAGATCTTGGTAATCAGCTATGGGCAAAGGGGAAGTCTTACCAAGCAGCTCAAGGATGGTCGTTGGGAAGCCCAAGTGGGACTAATAAAAATGATCTTGGAAGAAAAAGAATTTAATCTCCTGAAAGCTGAAAAGGACGTTTCTCAACCGAAAAAACGTCAGGTCCACGTGGTCAAACGTTCAAACACGAATGGGCCTCGGGCTCGCTTGGACCTTCGTGGCAAACGATATGAGGAAGCTATGGAAGAATTAGACAGCTTTATCGACCAAGCCCTTCTCAATAATATGGCCCAAGTCGATATCATCCACGGAATTGGAACAGGGGTCATCCGGGAAGGGGTCACCAAGTACCTTCGTCGCAATAAGCATGTGAAAAGCTTTGAATATGCTCCTCAAAATGCAGGAGGAAGCGGAGCAACAATTGTTACTTTTAAATGA
- the def gene encoding peptide deformylase — MSAIETITKAAHLIDMNDIIREGHPTLRAIAEEVTFPLSDQEIILGEKMMQFLHHSQDPVMAEKLGLRGGVGLAAPQLDISKRIIAVLVPNPEDDEGNPPKEAYSIQEVMYNPKIVSHSVQDAALGDGEGCLSVDRNVPGYVVRHARVTVDYFDKTGEKHRIKLKGYNSIVVQHEIDHINGVMFYDRINPKDPFAVKEGMIILE, encoded by the coding sequence ATGTCTGCAATTGAAACCATTACAAAAGCTGCCCATCTAATTGATATGAATGATATTATCCGCGAAGGCCATCCGACTTTAAGAGCTATCGCAGAAGAGGTCACTTTCCCACTGTCAGATCAAGAGATCATTCTTGGGGAAAAAATGATGCAGTTCTTACACCATTCACAGGATCCTGTCATGGCGGAAAAATTGGGTCTTCGAGGAGGAGTTGGACTCGCTGCCCCTCAATTAGACATTTCTAAACGCATCATTGCTGTCCTCGTCCCAAACCCAGAGGATGATGAAGGAAATCCTCCAAAAGAAGCATACTCCATCCAAGAAGTCATGTACAATCCTAAAATTGTCTCCCACTCAGTCCAAGATGCGGCTCTAGGAGATGGCGAAGGGTGTCTCTCTGTGGACCGCAATGTTCCCGGTTATGTAGTTCGCCACGCGCGTGTAACAGTTGACTACTTTGACAAAACAGGGGAAAAACACCGCATTAAACTCAAAGGCTACAACTCCATCGTCGTTCAACATGAGATTGACCACATCAATGGGGTCATGTTCTACGATCGGATTAATCCAAAAGATCCTTTTGCTGTCAAAGAGGGCATGATCATTTTAGAATAA
- a CDS encoding CvpA family protein: MFSILILFILAWSFYIGYSRGFLLQGYYFLTMMVAMLVAGSGYQSLAKTISLWIPFSSATQASKSYFYGADQLFHLDKVFYAGLAYFILFVSVYAIGRVIGLFIPLIPTPEKWEEFPFQIASGVLAVLVTYFVLQMGFTILSTIPMAAIQDRLHGSFLIRFMVQYSPLTAGLLKQLWVVKILGA; the protein is encoded by the coding sequence ATGTTTTCAATCCTGATTTTATTCATCCTAGCTTGGAGTTTTTATATTGGGTATTCACGAGGATTTTTGCTTCAAGGATATTATTTTTTAACCATGATGGTGGCCATGTTGGTCGCAGGCTCAGGCTATCAGTCCTTGGCAAAAACCATTAGTCTATGGATTCCATTTTCGAGTGCAACACAAGCTTCAAAATCTTATTTTTATGGTGCAGACCAACTCTTTCACTTAGACAAAGTTTTTTACGCTGGTTTGGCTTATTTCATCTTGTTTGTTTCGGTCTATGCGATTGGTCGAGTGATTGGACTCTTTATTCCCTTGATTCCAACGCCTGAAAAATGGGAGGAGTTTCCGTTTCAGATCGCCAGTGGTGTTTTAGCTGTCCTGGTGACCTACTTTGTTCTGCAAATGGGATTCACAATTTTATCAACAATCCCTATGGCAGCCATTCAAGATCGACTCCATGGAAGTTTCCTCATTCGTTTTATGGTGCAGTATAGCCCCCTTACAGCAGGCCTCTTGAAACAACTTTGGGTTGTAAAAATCTTAGGTGCGTAA